A window of Halococcus salifodinae DSM 8989 contains these coding sequences:
- a CDS encoding DUF2080 family transposase-associated protein: MDRFDIEGHEVHDGEAKPTGNGAYVLVPKRWLGADVKVVRVSEPDTDSDDE, encoded by the coding sequence ATGGATCGGTTCGATATCGAAGGCCACGAAGTCCACGACGGCGAGGCGAAACCCACCGGCAACGGTGCCTACGTTCTCGTTCCGAAACGGTGGCTCGGCGCGGACGTGAAAGTGGTTCGCGTCAGCGAACCTGACACCGATTCAGACGACGAGTAA
- a CDS encoding DEAD/DEAH box helicase, whose protein sequence is MEGRTGSYGDVGVESRLERALERRGIDQFYQHQTAAIDAIRDGENAVIATPTASGKSLIYTVPAVERALDHDGRTLYIAPQRALINDQETSFTDLTDDLGLGATVDVGQYTGQLSQTEKRAVRGDQPHIVLMTPDLLHYGVLPHDHLWEWFFRQLDTIVIDEVHEYRGIFGSQIALVMRRLTRMCERYNSNPQFICCSATIGNPAEHAGNVTGQSAESFSVIDEDTSTTGATHWLFWNPPPVKDESQSGTDTSHPAPSEREPEPQPPTMTSDGGEVLPAPAPPSTDIDTSSDAQSAPTTDDSGEGETEASVEPESGGERKSNHAEAVRLFCDLVTRGYQTLVFTRTRQGAERCAEWSAAELHKRGNHEPANAITAYQAALKQDRREEIEDGLHDGSIPGVWSTSALELGVDVGGLDVVILDRYPGTRMQTHQRAGRAGRGRDASLVTLVGGRDQLDQYLMGHPDVFFEGNPEEAAVNPANDQLMPDHVLSAARESWLSPADEQHFGERFPEFVTQLESEGLLERRNTNKGVRWTYAGDGSPQHEMSIRAIDDREIQIRDRLNETDLASLSYDDALRDVHPNAIYHHQGEKYEVVDLDLERDIAFLESTELSYYTQALTDKAISVNEILDETTLATHSGVTVGFADIEFREQVTKYLRCTQGNDDDGEPIPLPEPLPPTELRTRALYFTIPPAIKQNLRAESDVDDGFEGAIHAVEHAMISLFPLEFLCDRRDIGGLSTPLHPQTAKSTIFIYDGYPGGVGLARGGYERVEDLLRETRRLLADCPCESGCPACIQSPHCGNANDPLDKGLALSLLDYLLGDATIEPNHHETDGVDNARQQDPIENKPEVEVETAIDSVATNENSGGTDDIDHYPATPETPETDKRTVVAEQIATHSQTNVDTETVAETLAKLEGYDIEPETAKPPLLELYGVAGPSIYDIPGIGPVRGHHLFRAGYHTPEAIAAASSGDLTDNVPYLTEWVASKIQPSAEEFIDD, encoded by the coding sequence ATGGAGGGTCGGACAGGCAGCTATGGCGATGTAGGTGTCGAATCTCGGCTCGAACGAGCGCTTGAGCGGCGAGGGATAGACCAGTTCTACCAGCATCAGACGGCTGCTATCGACGCGATCCGCGACGGCGAGAATGCCGTCATCGCCACACCAACCGCCAGCGGCAAGAGTCTCATCTACACTGTCCCCGCAGTCGAGCGCGCGCTTGATCACGACGGGCGTACGCTGTATATCGCGCCCCAGCGTGCGCTCATCAATGACCAAGAAACGAGCTTTACCGACCTCACGGATGATCTCGGCCTCGGAGCCACCGTCGACGTGGGCCAATACACCGGCCAGCTCTCACAGACTGAAAAACGCGCCGTGCGGGGCGACCAACCGCATATCGTCTTGATGACGCCCGATCTCCTGCATTATGGCGTTCTTCCGCATGACCATCTCTGGGAGTGGTTCTTTCGCCAGCTCGATACCATCGTCATCGACGAGGTCCACGAGTATCGGGGTATCTTCGGCAGCCAGATCGCGCTGGTCATGCGCCGGCTCACCCGGATGTGCGAGCGGTACAACAGCAACCCACAGTTCATCTGCTGTTCGGCCACCATCGGCAATCCCGCCGAACACGCTGGAAACGTTACCGGCCAGTCCGCCGAGTCGTTTTCCGTCATCGACGAGGATACCAGCACCACCGGCGCGACTCACTGGCTGTTCTGGAACCCACCACCAGTCAAAGACGAGTCTCAATCGGGCACAGATACATCACACCCAGCACCGAGTGAGCGTGAACCCGAGCCACAGCCACCGACAATGACGTCGGACGGTGGCGAAGTGCTTCCAGCACCAGCGCCTCCTTCAACAGACATCGATACTTCATCTGACGCACAGTCGGCTCCAACTACCGACGACAGCGGCGAAGGCGAGACTGAGGCGTCAGTAGAGCCTGAATCTGGTGGAGAGCGCAAATCGAACCACGCCGAAGCCGTCCGGCTGTTCTGTGACCTCGTGACGCGGGGATATCAGACGCTCGTGTTCACACGGACGCGCCAGGGGGCCGAACGATGTGCCGAGTGGTCGGCAGCCGAACTCCACAAGCGCGGCAACCACGAGCCCGCCAACGCGATCACCGCCTATCAAGCCGCACTCAAACAGGACCGTCGCGAGGAGATCGAAGACGGCCTCCACGATGGGTCAATCCCGGGCGTCTGGTCGACGAGTGCGCTCGAACTTGGCGTCGACGTGGGTGGGCTCGATGTGGTGATCCTCGACAGGTATCCGGGCACGCGAATGCAGACCCACCAGCGTGCGGGACGAGCAGGTCGGGGTCGGGATGCGAGTCTCGTAACGCTCGTCGGCGGTCGCGACCAGCTCGACCAGTATCTGATGGGTCATCCCGACGTGTTCTTCGAGGGCAACCCCGAAGAGGCGGCGGTCAACCCCGCCAACGACCAGCTCATGCCCGACCACGTGCTCAGTGCCGCCCGAGAATCGTGGCTCTCGCCCGCTGATGAACAACACTTCGGCGAAAGGTTCCCGGAGTTCGTTACCCAACTCGAAAGCGAGGGGCTTCTCGAACGCCGGAACACGAACAAGGGCGTACGGTGGACCTACGCGGGTGACGGTAGTCCCCAACACGAGATGAGCATTCGGGCTATCGACGATCGCGAGATACAGATCCGTGATCGGCTTAATGAGACAGATCTCGCCAGCCTCTCGTATGACGACGCACTCCGGGATGTCCACCCCAACGCGATTTATCACCATCAGGGAGAGAAATACGAGGTGGTCGATCTCGATCTCGAGCGTGACATCGCGTTTCTCGAATCCACAGAGCTGTCCTACTACACGCAAGCACTCACCGACAAGGCAATCTCGGTCAACGAGATCCTCGATGAAACGACGCTCGCCACCCATTCCGGCGTCACGGTGGGGTTTGCGGATATCGAGTTCCGCGAGCAGGTCACAAAGTATCTCCGATGTACGCAGGGCAATGACGACGATGGTGAGCCCATTCCGTTGCCTGAACCACTGCCGCCGACCGAGCTCCGGACGCGAGCGCTGTATTTCACGATTCCGCCGGCCATTAAGCAGAACCTCAGAGCTGAGAGCGACGTCGACGACGGGTTCGAGGGAGCAATCCACGCGGTCGAGCACGCGATGATCTCACTGTTTCCGCTCGAATTCCTGTGTGATCGGCGCGATATTGGTGGGCTCTCGACACCGCTGCATCCTCAGACGGCCAAGAGTACGATCTTCATCTACGACGGGTATCCCGGTGGTGTCGGCCTTGCGCGTGGGGGTTACGAGCGCGTCGAGGACCTCCTGCGAGAGACGCGGAGACTACTCGCTGACTGTCCCTGCGAAAGTGGGTGTCCGGCGTGTATCCAATCGCCGCACTGTGGCAACGCGAACGATCCGCTCGACAAGGGACTCGCACTCTCGCTGCTCGATTACTTGCTCGGTGACGCGACCATTGAACCGAACCACCACGAGACGGATGGAGTCGACAACGCGAGACAACAGGACCCCATTGAGAACAAACCCGAAGTCGAAGTCGAAACCGCCATCGATTCGGTAGCAACAAACGAGAATAGTGGCGGAACAGACGATATCGACCACTATCCAGCGACACCGGAAACGCCGGAAACGGACAAGAGAACTGTCGTCGCTGAACAAATCGCGACTCACTCACAAACCAATGTCGACACTGAGACAGTCGCTGAAACGCTTGCTAAGTTGGAAGGCTACGATATCGAGCCCGAAACAGCGAAACCACCACTCTTGGAGCTGTACGGTGTAGCCGGCCCATCAATCTACGATATCCCCGGCATCGGACCAGTTCGAGGTCATCACCTCTTCCGGGCTGGGTATCATACGCCCGAGGCGATTGCAGCGGCGTCATCTGGCGATCTGACTGACAATGTCCCCTACCTTACCGAGTGGGTCGCTTCCAAGATACAACCATCGGCCGAAGAATTCATTGACGATTAA
- a CDS encoding N-6 DNA methylase, producing the protein MPYLDDTYTKPVLDSLTDVRQQTGHGWSRVFRDWIDIVFTSLQRDDDSHDEMVDRYESDFGEETTQTAFEAYSEGFANLLAAMEKTDADVLGCLYQEYGAPSEENGQHFTPPPTARLLGGMMLPTDEKIESTTPDDPLTIHDPTCGSGSLLVGAGQRLEELADSPYAALFFGQDIDIRCAKMTAINFAIRGLPGFAIHGDSLKADPMAAWKVRPSKGLMGAPSQECEPPQFLSTSGDEAADGSTPPTATDGADEAGERNVQVDVDVELDTQQTQFAAFTDGDSGADQ; encoded by the coding sequence ATGCCCTACCTCGACGACACCTACACCAAACCCGTTCTCGACTCGCTCACCGACGTTCGTCAGCAGACTGGCCACGGCTGGTCGCGCGTGTTTCGCGATTGGATCGATATCGTCTTCACGAGCCTCCAACGCGACGACGACAGCCACGACGAGATGGTCGATCGATACGAGAGCGATTTCGGCGAAGAGACGACGCAGACTGCTTTCGAGGCATATTCGGAAGGGTTCGCCAACTTGCTCGCAGCGATGGAAAAGACCGACGCCGACGTACTCGGATGTTTGTACCAGGAATACGGCGCTCCATCCGAAGAAAACGGACAGCACTTCACGCCACCGCCCACTGCACGATTGCTCGGTGGAATGATGCTCCCCACCGATGAGAAAATCGAGAGCACAACTCCAGACGACCCGCTCACTATCCATGATCCTACCTGCGGGAGTGGCAGTCTCCTTGTCGGTGCAGGCCAACGCCTCGAAGAACTCGCTGACTCTCCATACGCCGCACTGTTCTTCGGACAGGACATCGACATCAGGTGTGCCAAGATGACCGCGATCAATTTCGCTATCCGAGGACTTCCTGGGTTTGCGATTCATGGTGATTCGCTCAAAGCCGATCCGATGGCCGCGTGGAAGGTCAGGCCCTCGAAAGGGCTGATGGGTGCGCCGAGCCAGGAATGTGAGCCTCCACAATTCCTGTCCACATCGGGAGATGAGGCCGCTGACGGTTCGACACCGCCCACAGCGACAGATGGCGCGGACGAGGCTGGAGAACGGAATGTCCAGGTCGACGTGGACGTGGAGCTGGATACGCAGCAGACCCAGTTCGCTGCATTCACCGACGGTGATAGCGGCGCTGACCAGTGA
- a CDS encoding DUF6610 family protein → MSRSHPPAPATGTTSEQTDSRAVGNGDNIAAARQADYVAFLHRHPFATDAYDLGFLPGIREDYSLQIDDFANVETPVLMVDNDFHDPDIDRYVACIRELPEQPWVCVLGDATTPEQAYEYTRLARSLVNEFPTTEFVIVPKCPEAFEIIDEQFVLGYPMGYSDIQATDISTMSDWRGRRIHLLGASPPKQFEVIEQLTQPTITGDPPADIVDLDWNGPQRVAYLGEYWSREGWQSADHLSIRATVRKSLHEMRKFWQERGVWPTDTPIESVGAAVHEPDDPVFTATGESIREYEMLEDAIIVEYGNGQTLAYQSETERAYVEYHSETLTT, encoded by the coding sequence ATGTCCAGATCCCATCCACCAGCACCAGCAACTGGCACCACATCAGAGCAAACAGACTCGCGGGCAGTTGGGAACGGTGACAACATTGCCGCCGCCCGTCAAGCGGACTACGTCGCGTTTCTCCACCGCCATCCGTTCGCCACCGACGCCTACGATCTCGGCTTTCTCCCCGGCATCCGCGAGGACTACTCACTTCAGATCGACGACTTCGCAAACGTCGAAACGCCCGTTCTGATGGTTGATAACGATTTTCATGACCCCGATATCGACCGATACGTTGCATGCATCCGAGAACTCCCCGAGCAGCCGTGGGTGTGTGTTCTCGGCGATGCTACGACGCCTGAGCAGGCTTATGAATATACACGGCTCGCCCGATCGCTCGTCAACGAGTTTCCCACCACCGAGTTCGTGATCGTCCCGAAGTGTCCCGAGGCGTTCGAAATCATCGACGAGCAGTTCGTTCTCGGCTATCCGATGGGATACTCAGACATCCAGGCGACCGATATCAGTACCATGAGCGATTGGCGGGGGCGGCGCATCCACCTGCTCGGCGCGAGCCCGCCCAAGCAATTCGAGGTGATAGAGCAACTGACGCAGCCGACGATCACGGGTGATCCACCTGCGGATATCGTCGATCTTGACTGGAATGGCCCGCAACGCGTCGCGTATCTCGGCGAATACTGGAGCCGCGAGGGCTGGCAGTCCGCCGATCACCTCTCGATCCGAGCGACAGTTAGAAAGAGCCTCCACGAGATGCGAAAGTTCTGGCAAGAACGCGGAGTCTGGCCGACCGATACGCCAATAGAGAGTGTCGGAGCAGCTGTGCACGAACCGGACGACCCAGTGTTCACAGCCACTGGTGAGTCGATTCGAGAGTACGAGATGCTCGAAGACGCGATTATTGTTGAATATGGGAACGGTCAGACACTCGCATATCAATCTGAAACCGAACGCGCATACGTCGAATATCACTCTGAAACCCTGACTACATGA
- a CDS encoding non-histone chromosomal MC1 family protein, which translates to MVRQDGKRNFGLRESDGSESSVFSGNYPRQAAMKAARRLTPASSEADADQQELRLRERGTDKLHVYEAWAWEEDAPEDGPEWLSGTIIEANVAKQSIEHLDE; encoded by the coding sequence ATGGTTCGCCAAGACGGCAAACGGAACTTCGGTTTGCGTGAATCGGATGGCAGCGAATCCAGCGTGTTCTCAGGGAACTACCCACGGCAGGCAGCCATGAAAGCCGCTCGGCGGCTTACTCCTGCCTCGTCAGAGGCAGACGCCGACCAGCAGGAACTCCGCCTCCGTGAACGCGGCACCGACAAACTCCATGTGTACGAGGCGTGGGCGTGGGAGGAGGATGCGCCCGAGGACGGCCCCGAATGGCTCTCTGGGACCATCATCGAAGCCAACGTCGCAAAGCAGAGCATCGAACACCTCGACGAATAG
- a CDS encoding orc1/cdc6 family replication initiation protein codes for MPTGPGSEDTPESTGSIKDLILEQEEAASLIKNRSLLEPNEIVAEDRIVGRDTQLTSITQHLRVAISNERPPNLLLYGPSGTGKSLIINAVCENIVELCESRNIRFGVIQMNCQNVGTIGSAVYELARKVANDIGTTVEVPEHGVPNKKKWRELYRLINEHYDTVVFILDELDMLVGRRDKDEPAFSRLLYQLSRAGSTDDITAQVSVTAITNDTKMMENVGSRALSSFTPEDVHFSDYDATQLREILRARKDAFHEDTLSGDVIPLAAAFAAQTNGDARKAIDLMRTAGSIAEKTNADEVREQHVREAQDKVEKNRVLEVTRGISTQKKLCLFATAAVARETGTGAAKSPPGYRVYQYLTDTLDSEQYHQETYVNKMKELTTYSLVETERKSQGPHSGSYLEFTFGENPETIIETLREDSRLDDVHDDELRSVVNAQINQ; via the coding sequence ATGCCCACGGGTCCCGGTTCCGAGGATACTCCCGAGTCCACGGGTTCCATTAAAGATCTCATCCTTGAGCAAGAGGAAGCCGCAAGTCTCATCAAGAACCGATCTCTCCTCGAACCGAACGAGATCGTCGCTGAAGATCGTATTGTTGGTCGCGACACCCAGCTCACAAGCATCACCCAACACCTTCGCGTCGCGATTAGTAACGAACGACCGCCAAACCTCCTCCTGTATGGACCTTCTGGGACTGGAAAATCCCTCATCATTAATGCTGTCTGTGAGAATATCGTCGAACTTTGCGAAAGTCGAAATATTCGGTTCGGCGTTATCCAAATGAACTGCCAGAACGTTGGGACCATCGGGTCAGCCGTCTACGAGCTCGCCCGAAAGGTGGCGAATGATATCGGTACGACTGTCGAAGTTCCAGAGCATGGCGTCCCAAACAAGAAAAAATGGCGCGAACTCTACCGCCTCATCAACGAACACTATGATACAGTGGTTTTCATCCTCGATGAACTCGACATGCTCGTCGGTCGTCGAGATAAGGATGAACCAGCCTTCTCCCGGCTTCTCTATCAGCTTTCTCGTGCTGGTAGCACCGACGATATCACTGCACAAGTTTCCGTGACTGCCATCACTAACGATACGAAGATGATGGAGAACGTGGGCAGTCGAGCACTTAGTTCGTTCACGCCTGAGGACGTTCACTTCAGTGACTACGACGCTACCCAGCTCCGAGAGATCCTTCGCGCTCGGAAAGATGCTTTCCATGAGGATACTCTTAGTGGCGACGTCATCCCACTCGCAGCAGCCTTTGCCGCACAAACCAACGGAGACGCCCGGAAAGCAATCGACCTGATGCGAACAGCGGGATCGATCGCTGAAAAAACAAACGCCGATGAAGTTCGTGAGCAACACGTTCGTGAAGCTCAAGATAAAGTTGAGAAAAATCGCGTGTTAGAGGTAACTCGTGGTATTAGCACGCAGAAAAAACTCTGTCTCTTTGCGACTGCAGCTGTTGCTCGTGAAACCGGAACGGGTGCAGCGAAAAGCCCGCCCGGATACAGAGTATATCAGTACCTGACGGACACCCTTGATTCCGAACAATACCATCAGGAGACGTACGTGAATAAAATGAAGGAGCTCACGACGTATTCGTTGGTCGAGACTGAACGGAAGAGTCAGGGACCACATTCGGGAAGCTACCTCGAGTTTACGTTTGGTGAGAATCCGGAGACTATCATTGAGACGCTTCGGGAAGATTCACGGCTTGATGACGTCCACGATGATGAGCTCCGCTCTGTTGTGAACGCACAGATCAATCAGTAG
- a CDS encoding RNA-guided endonuclease InsQ/TnpB family protein: protein MEFAYRFRLNPTPAQRDRLAWTLDTCRQVYNHFLHRMNRNDDISSSFSEQNRLPDLKQWWTDLQQVNSKVLQKVVDRLYTARSNLKKKKDKGHDVGKLKWKGNGYYHSFEYNQSGFELKKTSGRDRLYLNKIGNVPVVAHRELPDDATMKGVVVKRETTGRWYASLQLETNESAPPKPDEPENVVGIDVGILKYAHDTDGHAVGSVDLSAEEERLEHEQRVLSRKEHGSNNHREQQQKVARRYADIKRKRRDFLHKLSTWYAKTYDLVAVEKLDAKGLLELPSNSHNRASAAWATFRKLLKWKCEREGTHFVAVEPAGTTKECARCGVSTDKPLWVREHSCPACGFEADRDENAAWNVLQRGLDKLNIGTGSAESTPAETVVPTATAFQLVAANHVAETGSPTLKREPSGER from the coding sequence ATGGAGTTCGCCTACAGGTTCCGGCTCAACCCCACGCCCGCTCAACGAGATCGGTTAGCGTGGACGCTGGACACTTGTAGGCAAGTCTACAATCACTTCCTGCATCGGATGAATCGGAATGACGACATATCGTCGTCGTTCTCCGAACAGAACCGCCTTCCCGACCTCAAGCAGTGGTGGACTGACCTTCAGCAGGTCAACTCGAAAGTCCTGCAAAAGGTCGTAGACCGGCTCTACACCGCCCGGTCGAATCTCAAGAAAAAGAAGGACAAAGGCCACGACGTAGGCAAACTCAAGTGGAAGGGAAACGGGTACTATCACTCTTTCGAATACAACCAGTCCGGCTTCGAACTCAAGAAAACGAGTGGCCGCGACCGATTATACCTCAACAAGATTGGCAATGTACCCGTGGTTGCTCACCGCGAGTTGCCCGACGACGCCACCATGAAAGGCGTCGTCGTCAAGCGCGAAACGACCGGACGCTGGTACGCCTCGCTCCAACTCGAAACGAACGAGAGCGCCCCACCGAAACCCGACGAACCGGAGAACGTCGTCGGTATCGACGTGGGTATCCTGAAATACGCCCACGACACCGACGGTCACGCCGTCGGGTCGGTGGACCTCTCCGCCGAAGAAGAGCGGCTGGAACACGAACAGCGTGTTCTCTCCCGCAAGGAACACGGCTCGAACAACCACCGCGAACAGCAACAGAAGGTTGCACGCCGCTACGCCGACATCAAGCGAAAGCGCCGCGACTTTCTCCACAAACTCTCGACGTGGTACGCGAAGACCTATGACCTCGTGGCGGTCGAAAAGTTGGACGCGAAGGGGTTGCTGGAACTCCCGTCGAACTCGCACAACCGTGCGAGTGCGGCGTGGGCGACGTTCCGCAAACTCCTGAAGTGGAAGTGCGAACGCGAAGGTACGCACTTCGTGGCGGTCGAACCTGCCGGAACGACCAAAGAGTGCGCTCGATGCGGCGTTTCGACGGACAAACCGTTGTGGGTCCGCGAGCATTCATGTCCGGCGTGTGGGTTCGAGGCCGACCGGGACGAAAACGCCGCGTGGAACGTCCTCCAGCGTGGTCTCGACAAACTGAATATAGGCACGGGCAGTGCCGAATCGACGCCTGCGGAGACCGTGGTCCCTACGGCGACCGCGTTTCAGCTGGTCGCTGCAAACCACGTCGCGGAAACAGGAAGCCCCACCCTCAAGCGCGAGCCGTCAGGCGAGCGGTAG